In a single window of the Notamacropus eugenii isolate mMacEug1 chromosome 4, mMacEug1.pri_v2, whole genome shotgun sequence genome:
- the LOC140500065 gene encoding uncharacterized protein isoform X3: MVPLHSPAPAPFPKPRSLRSLRSVSSRPAAKQQAKHLQSRSAVTYAGVKPPVHVQISDLHKKIQLLEGDRKCFHESTQWTIKKNKETIKQLREENKISHQKLSDLFIGDEKVVRLVIREWKEEKPYLKNKNGEEALALMDHRLSEKVKQLNALRYEAEQRQKRIEELQLQYSLRELETIEFQDNDSEVAKTIRNLENRLEKARLKADEAEYITRVYLQLKAYMQEESLHFEKKLDAMEGEVKRLRHEFSELQNLIQDATGARDAAKSELQKLEENLFKDRKERDRVLMEAKKRTEEKKVQNERIERKTQQRDQVPVQSEEFLTDAQGTKTSKLKNLWATYQTEIAFDRLKVATGISDPSSVVSRFLAQRETFAHLESLKQENEVKLTSLKIEKQRLQQELIQLKYSGEAKAIRDQQVLVELQKYLDIQEKQVAEAKEKMQNTILSLQLAKSGVEHLADKLQHIPVIMCWTSWLRMRRSCSNCRAIWRDRTCQIYCTSLLSGSSMPPWRGSSLLTIPESCCLHQLPRTPSLRSARADPSPDPALGRSRSPTVATAGAGALRLQAGLSTLRLSPCAARAGARVGPGATRPAAGVRAMERPPGKELALAPLQEWGEEEVDGAVYNVILRRQRSQRPGPGGGRERGRGQAPDPGRSEDFVHYRTCKVRALRSAPLQRLVLELVRGDHEQDPAFVPAFLATHRAFVPTDHVLRLLLPLRQAPRPQGKGPEEQGQGHLDLSQEQESRALISVLGSWLLDHPQDFKDPPAHSNLVQVCTFLSWAAPGGAESQEAERLLKHFQEEEETKKLQKEEERAKEAPAVPELSHYGSPGPENPLEEEEDHGKECPELLDFSVDEVAEQLTLMDMELFSQVCLWECLGSVWSHRDKAGGRGTAPSVRATVAQFNAVTSCVLSSVLAGPGLPPPHRAQRLEKWIFIAQRCRELRNFSSLRAILSALQSNPIYRLKRSWAAVSREPLSLYRKLSNIFSDENNHLNSREILSQEEASLTSPEEETAPGVPPLKVSPGPIPYLGTFLTDLVMLDTALPDLLEGDFINFEKRRKEWEILSRIQHLQRRCMSYSLPSRPPVLAAFRAQRPLSEEQSTVATTSLKKFSWISLAESVFCPLIFQRACSLPGPLQCT; the protein is encoded by the exons ATGGTTCCCCTGCATTCCCCAGCTCCTGCCCCCTTCCCCAAGCCCCGTTCTCTCCGTTCCCTCCGGTCTGTCTCCTCAAGGCCAGCCGCAAAGCAACAGGCAAAACATCTACAGAGCCGTTCAGCTGTCACTTATGCTGGAGTGAAGCCTCCTGTCCATGTGCAGATTTCTGATCTGCACAAGAAAATCCAGTTGTTGG AGGGCGACCGTAAGTGCTTCCATGAGAGTACTCAGTGGACCATCAAAAAGAACAAGGAAACTATTAAACAACTTCGAGAAGAGAACAAGATATCACACCAGAAGCTATCAGACTTGTTCATT GGTGATGAGAAAGTGGTACGCTTGGTCATCAGagaatggaaggaggaaaagCCTTATCTGAAAAACAAGAATGGAGAG GAAGCCCTGGCCCTTATGGATCACCGGCTGAGTGAGAAGGTGAAACAATTGAATGCCCTTCGATATGAGGCAGAACAAAGGCAGAAACGAATAGAAGAGCTTCAGTTACAGTATTCACTTCGAGAGCTGGAGACAATTGAATTTCAAGACAATGACAGTGAGGTGGCAAAG ACCATACGCAACCTGGAAAATCGGCTGGAAAAGGCCCGGCTGAAGGCTGATGAGGCAGAATACATCACTCGAGTTTACCTGCAGCTGAAAGCTTACATGCAG GAAGAGAGCCTACACTTTGAGAAAAAACTGGATGCAATGGAGGGTGAAGTCAAAAGACTAAGACATGAATTCTCAGAACTGCAGAATTTGATCCAGGATGCCACAGGTGCTCGGGATGCTGCCAAG AGTGAACTTCAGAAGCTGGAGGAGAACTTATTCAAAGATCGGAAGGAGCGAGATAGGGTATTGATGGAGGCTAAGAAGCGAACGGAAGAGAAGAAGGTGCAGAATGAGCGGATTGAGAGGAAG ACCCAGCAGAGAGATCAAGTACCTGTTCAGTCTGAGGAATTCCTTACAGATGCCCAGGGGACAAAAACAAGCAAGTTAAAGAATCTCTGGGCCACATACCAGACAGAGATTGCATTTGACAGGCTCAAGGTTGCCACCGGCATATCTGACCCCAGT TCTGTGGTGAGCAGGTTCTTAGCCCAGAGAGAGACATTTGCACACCTGGAGTCCCTGAAGCAAGAGAATGAAGTGAAGCTGACATCACTGAAAATAGAGAAGCAGCGTCTGCAGCAAGAGCTCATTCAGCTCAAGTACTCCGGGGAGGCCAAGGCCATCAG GGATCAACAGGTCTTGGTTGAGTTGCAAAAGTATCTGGACATCCAGGAGAAGCAAGTAGCAGAAGCTAAGGAGAAGATGCAAAATACCATTCTATCACTTCAGTTGGCCAAGAGTGGGGTTGAGCACCTGGCCGACAAATTGCAGCATATTCCAGTG ATTATGTGCTGGACCTCATGGCTCAGAATGAGGAGAAGCTGCTCAAACTGCAGAGCGATATGGAGGGACAGGACGTGCCAGATCTATTGCACCAGCTTGCTGAGCGGGAG TTCTATGCCACCCTGGAGGGGAAGCTCCCTCCTCACAATACCCGAATCTTGCTGCCTACATCAACTGCCCAGGACACCTTCTTTG CGTTCCGCCAGGGCAGACCCTTCTCCCGATCCCGCCCTGGGCCGAAGCAGGAGCCCCACGGTTGCAACTGCCGGAGCCGGAGCGCTCCGCTTGCAGGCTGGTCTGTCCACTCTTCGTCTCAGTCCCTGCGCCGCCAGAGCCGGAGCCAGAGTCGGGCCAGGAGCGACCCGACCAGCTGCAGGTGTCCGAGCCATGGAGCGGCCCCCGGGAAAGGAGCTCGCTTTG GCGCCGCTCCAGGAGTGGGGCGAAGAGGAGGTGGACGGAGCGGTGTACAATGTCATCCTGAGAAGGCAGCGCAGCCAGCGGCCTGGCCCGGGAGGGGGCCgagagagggggaggggccaG GCTCCAGATCCTGGGCGATCTGAAGATTTCGTGCACTATCGCACCTGCAAAGTTCGGGCGCTGCGCTCAGCGCCCCTGCAGCGTCTGGTACTGGAGCTGGTGCGCGGGGATCACGAACAGGACCCGGCCTTCGTGCCCGCCTTCCTGGCCACACACCGTGCCTTCGTGCCCACCGACCATGTGCTTCGTCTCCTGCTGCCGCTGCGGCAGGCCCCAAGACCCCAGGG GAAAGGACCAGAGGAACAAGGTCAAGGTCACTTGGACCTGAGCCAGGAGCAGGAGTCTAG GGCATTGATATCTGTGCTGGGCTCCTGGCTGCTGGATCATCCTCAGGATTTCAAAGATCCCCCTGCCCACTCCAACCTGGTCCAGGTTTGTACCTTTCTGAGTTGGGCAGCCCCAGGTGGGGCAGAGAGCCAAGAAGCTGAGAGGCTGCTGAAGCACttccaggaggaggaagagaccaAGAAACtccagaaggaggaagagagggccAAGGAGGCCCCAGCAGTGCCAGAGCTTTCTCATTATG GGTCTCCAGGCCCAGAAAACCCcctggaagaggaagaagaccaTGGAAAGGAGTGCCCCGAACTGCTGGATTTTAGTGTGGATGAGGTAGCTGAACAGCTGACCCTGATGGATATG GAACTTTTTTCTCAAGTGTGCCTTTGGGAGTGCCTGGGCTCTGTGTGGTCTCATCGGGATAAAGCAGGAGGACGTGGGACTGCCCCCTCTGTCCGAGCCACTGTGGCCCAGTTCAACGCAGTAACTAGTTGTGTGCTGAGCTCAGTGCTGGCAGGACCAGGACTGCCCCCACCCCATCGGGCCCAACGACTGGAGAAATGGATCTTCATTGCTCAG CGCTGTAGGGAGTTGAGGAACTTCTCATCCCTCCGGGCTATCCTCTCAGCACTGCAGTCCAACCCCATATACAGACTCAAGAGGAGCTGGGCAGCTGTGAGCCG GGAGCCACTCTCTTTGTACCGGAAACTCTCCAATATTTTCTCTGATGAGAACAATCACCTTAACAGCCGAGAGATTCTCTCCCAG GAAGAAGCCTCCTTGACCTCCCCTGAAGAGGAGACAGCTCCAGGAGTCCCTCCCTTG AAAGTGTCCCCTGGTCCTATCCCCTACCTGGGCACCTTCCTCACTGACCTTGTCATGCTGGACACAGCACTGCCTGACCTACTGGAG ggaGATTTTATCAACTTTGAGAAGCGTCGGAAG GAATGGGAGATCCTGTCCCGGATCCAGCACCTTCAGCGTCGCTGTATGAGCTATAGCCTACCATCTCGGCCACCAGTTCTTGCTGCCTTCCGTGCCCAGCGTCCCCTCAGCGAGGAGCAGAG CACAGTGGCTACTACCTCCTTGAAGAAGTTTTCTTGGATTTCTCTAGCTGAAAGTGTTTTCTGCCCTCTCATATTTCAAAGAGCATGTAGCCTGCCTGGTCCTCTCCAGTGCACTTGA
- the LOC140500065 gene encoding outer dynein arm-docking complex subunit 3-like isoform X7 encodes MVPLHSPAPAPFPKPRSLRSLRSVSSRPAAKQQAKHLQSRSAVTYAGVKPPVHVQISDLHKKIQLLEGDRKCFHESTQWTIKKNKETIKQLREENKISHQKLSDLFIGDEKVVRLVIREWKEEKPYLKNKNGEEALALMDHRLSEKVKQLNALRYEAEQRQKRIEELQLQYSLRELETIEFQDNDSEVAKTIRNLENRLEKARLKADEAEYITRVYLQLKAYMQEESLHFEKKLDAMEGEVKRLRHEFSELQNLIQDATGARDAAKSELQKLEENLFKDRKERDRVLMEAKKRTEEKKVQNERIERKTQQRDQVPVQSEEFLTDAQGTKTSKLKNLWATYQTEIAFDRLKVATGISDPSSVVSRFLAQRETFAHLESLKQENEVKLTSLKIEKQRLQQELIQLKYSGEAKAIRDQQVLVELQKYLDIQEKQVAEAKEKMQNTILSLQLAKSGVEHLADKLQHIPVEKSKKELNPNALDYVLDLMAQNEEKLLKLQSDMEGQDVPDLLHQLAEREFYATLEGKLPPHNTRILLPTSTAQDTFFDEEESEDETGEIVTRASLKFQSQKLIESKSKKRGRSRKRS; translated from the exons ATGGTTCCCCTGCATTCCCCAGCTCCTGCCCCCTTCCCCAAGCCCCGTTCTCTCCGTTCCCTCCGGTCTGTCTCCTCAAGGCCAGCCGCAAAGCAACAGGCAAAACATCTACAGAGCCGTTCAGCTGTCACTTATGCTGGAGTGAAGCCTCCTGTCCATGTGCAGATTTCTGATCTGCACAAGAAAATCCAGTTGTTGG AGGGCGACCGTAAGTGCTTCCATGAGAGTACTCAGTGGACCATCAAAAAGAACAAGGAAACTATTAAACAACTTCGAGAAGAGAACAAGATATCACACCAGAAGCTATCAGACTTGTTCATT GGTGATGAGAAAGTGGTACGCTTGGTCATCAGagaatggaaggaggaaaagCCTTATCTGAAAAACAAGAATGGAGAG GAAGCCCTGGCCCTTATGGATCACCGGCTGAGTGAGAAGGTGAAACAATTGAATGCCCTTCGATATGAGGCAGAACAAAGGCAGAAACGAATAGAAGAGCTTCAGTTACAGTATTCACTTCGAGAGCTGGAGACAATTGAATTTCAAGACAATGACAGTGAGGTGGCAAAG ACCATACGCAACCTGGAAAATCGGCTGGAAAAGGCCCGGCTGAAGGCTGATGAGGCAGAATACATCACTCGAGTTTACCTGCAGCTGAAAGCTTACATGCAG GAAGAGAGCCTACACTTTGAGAAAAAACTGGATGCAATGGAGGGTGAAGTCAAAAGACTAAGACATGAATTCTCAGAACTGCAGAATTTGATCCAGGATGCCACAGGTGCTCGGGATGCTGCCAAG AGTGAACTTCAGAAGCTGGAGGAGAACTTATTCAAAGATCGGAAGGAGCGAGATAGGGTATTGATGGAGGCTAAGAAGCGAACGGAAGAGAAGAAGGTGCAGAATGAGCGGATTGAGAGGAAG ACCCAGCAGAGAGATCAAGTACCTGTTCAGTCTGAGGAATTCCTTACAGATGCCCAGGGGACAAAAACAAGCAAGTTAAAGAATCTCTGGGCCACATACCAGACAGAGATTGCATTTGACAGGCTCAAGGTTGCCACCGGCATATCTGACCCCAGT TCTGTGGTGAGCAGGTTCTTAGCCCAGAGAGAGACATTTGCACACCTGGAGTCCCTGAAGCAAGAGAATGAAGTGAAGCTGACATCACTGAAAATAGAGAAGCAGCGTCTGCAGCAAGAGCTCATTCAGCTCAAGTACTCCGGGGAGGCCAAGGCCATCAG GGATCAACAGGTCTTGGTTGAGTTGCAAAAGTATCTGGACATCCAGGAGAAGCAAGTAGCAGAAGCTAAGGAGAAGATGCAAAATACCATTCTATCACTTCAGTTGGCCAAGAGTGGGGTTGAGCACCTGGCCGACAAATTGCAGCATATTCCAGTG gagaaaagcaaaaaggagCTAAACCCTAATGCCTTAGATTATGTGCTGGACCTCATGGCTCAGAATGAGGAGAAGCTGCTCAAACTGCAGAGCGATATGGAGGGACAGGACGTGCCAGATCTATTGCACCAGCTTGCTGAGCGGGAG TTCTATGCCACCCTGGAGGGGAAGCTCCCTCCTCACAATACCCGAATCTTGCTGCCTACATCAACTGCCCAGGACACCTTCTTTG ATGAGGAAGAGAGTGAGGATGAGACTGGGGAGATAGTGACACGAGCATCCTTGAAGTTCCAGTCTCAGAAACTCATAGAGTCCAAAAGCAAGAAGAGAGGCCGATCTCGAAAGCGGTCATAG
- the LOC140500065 gene encoding uncharacterized protein isoform X4 has product MVPLHSPAPAPFPKPRSLRSLRSVSSRPAAKQQAKHLQSRSAVTYAGVKPPVHVQISDLHKKIQLLEGDRKCFHESTQWTIKKNKETIKQLREENKISHQKLSDLFIGDEKVVRLVIREWKEEKPYLKNKNGEEALALMDHRLSEKVKQLNALRYEAEQRQKRIEELQLQYSLRELETIEFQDNDSEVAKTIRNLENRLEKARLKADEAEYITRVYLQLKAYMQEESLHFEKKLDAMEGEVKRLRHEFSELQNLIQDATGARDAAKSELQKLEENLFKDRKERDRVLMEAKKRTEEKKVQNERIERKTQQRDQVPVQSEEFLTDAQGTKTSKLKNLWATYQTEIAFDRLKVATGISDPSSVVSRFLAQRETFAHLESLKQENEVKLTSLKIEKQRLQQELIQLKYSGEAKAIRDQQVLVELQKYLDIQEKQVAEAKEKMQNTILSLQLAKSGVEHLADKLQHIPVIMCWTSWLRMRRSCSNCRAIWRDRTCQIYCTSLLSGSSMPPWRGSSLLTIPESCCLHQLPRTPSLRSARADPSPDPALGRSRSPTVATAGAGALRLQAGLSTLRLSPCAARAGARVGPGATRPAAGVRAMERPPGKELALAPLQEWGEEEVDGAVYNVILRRQRSQRPGPGGGRERGRGQAPDPGRSEDFVHYRTCKVRALRSAPLQRLVLELVRGDHEQDPAFVPAFLATHRAFVPTDHVLRLLLPLRQAPRPQGKGPEEQGQGHLDLSQEQESRALISVLGSWLLDHPQDFKDPPAHSNLVQVCTFLSWAAPGGAESQEAERLLKHFQEEEETKKLQKEEERAKEAPAVPELSHYGSPGPENPLEEEEDHGKECPELLDFSVDEVAEQLTLMDMELFSQVCLWECLGSVWSHRDKAGGRGTAPSVRATVAQFNAVTSCVLSSVLAGPGLPPPHRAQRLEKWIFIAQRCRELRNFSSLRAILSALQSNPIYRLKRSWAAVSREPLSLYRKLSNIFSDENNHLNSREILSQEEASLTSPEEETAPGVPPLKVSPGPIPYLGTFLTDLVMLDTALPDLLEGDFINFEKRRKEWEILSRIQHLQRRCMSYSLPSRPPVLAAFRAQRPLSEEQRSALDLIRTILSSPLPWM; this is encoded by the exons ATGGTTCCCCTGCATTCCCCAGCTCCTGCCCCCTTCCCCAAGCCCCGTTCTCTCCGTTCCCTCCGGTCTGTCTCCTCAAGGCCAGCCGCAAAGCAACAGGCAAAACATCTACAGAGCCGTTCAGCTGTCACTTATGCTGGAGTGAAGCCTCCTGTCCATGTGCAGATTTCTGATCTGCACAAGAAAATCCAGTTGTTGG AGGGCGACCGTAAGTGCTTCCATGAGAGTACTCAGTGGACCATCAAAAAGAACAAGGAAACTATTAAACAACTTCGAGAAGAGAACAAGATATCACACCAGAAGCTATCAGACTTGTTCATT GGTGATGAGAAAGTGGTACGCTTGGTCATCAGagaatggaaggaggaaaagCCTTATCTGAAAAACAAGAATGGAGAG GAAGCCCTGGCCCTTATGGATCACCGGCTGAGTGAGAAGGTGAAACAATTGAATGCCCTTCGATATGAGGCAGAACAAAGGCAGAAACGAATAGAAGAGCTTCAGTTACAGTATTCACTTCGAGAGCTGGAGACAATTGAATTTCAAGACAATGACAGTGAGGTGGCAAAG ACCATACGCAACCTGGAAAATCGGCTGGAAAAGGCCCGGCTGAAGGCTGATGAGGCAGAATACATCACTCGAGTTTACCTGCAGCTGAAAGCTTACATGCAG GAAGAGAGCCTACACTTTGAGAAAAAACTGGATGCAATGGAGGGTGAAGTCAAAAGACTAAGACATGAATTCTCAGAACTGCAGAATTTGATCCAGGATGCCACAGGTGCTCGGGATGCTGCCAAG AGTGAACTTCAGAAGCTGGAGGAGAACTTATTCAAAGATCGGAAGGAGCGAGATAGGGTATTGATGGAGGCTAAGAAGCGAACGGAAGAGAAGAAGGTGCAGAATGAGCGGATTGAGAGGAAG ACCCAGCAGAGAGATCAAGTACCTGTTCAGTCTGAGGAATTCCTTACAGATGCCCAGGGGACAAAAACAAGCAAGTTAAAGAATCTCTGGGCCACATACCAGACAGAGATTGCATTTGACAGGCTCAAGGTTGCCACCGGCATATCTGACCCCAGT TCTGTGGTGAGCAGGTTCTTAGCCCAGAGAGAGACATTTGCACACCTGGAGTCCCTGAAGCAAGAGAATGAAGTGAAGCTGACATCACTGAAAATAGAGAAGCAGCGTCTGCAGCAAGAGCTCATTCAGCTCAAGTACTCCGGGGAGGCCAAGGCCATCAG GGATCAACAGGTCTTGGTTGAGTTGCAAAAGTATCTGGACATCCAGGAGAAGCAAGTAGCAGAAGCTAAGGAGAAGATGCAAAATACCATTCTATCACTTCAGTTGGCCAAGAGTGGGGTTGAGCACCTGGCCGACAAATTGCAGCATATTCCAGTG ATTATGTGCTGGACCTCATGGCTCAGAATGAGGAGAAGCTGCTCAAACTGCAGAGCGATATGGAGGGACAGGACGTGCCAGATCTATTGCACCAGCTTGCTGAGCGGGAG TTCTATGCCACCCTGGAGGGGAAGCTCCCTCCTCACAATACCCGAATCTTGCTGCCTACATCAACTGCCCAGGACACCTTCTTTG CGTTCCGCCAGGGCAGACCCTTCTCCCGATCCCGCCCTGGGCCGAAGCAGGAGCCCCACGGTTGCAACTGCCGGAGCCGGAGCGCTCCGCTTGCAGGCTGGTCTGTCCACTCTTCGTCTCAGTCCCTGCGCCGCCAGAGCCGGAGCCAGAGTCGGGCCAGGAGCGACCCGACCAGCTGCAGGTGTCCGAGCCATGGAGCGGCCCCCGGGAAAGGAGCTCGCTTTG GCGCCGCTCCAGGAGTGGGGCGAAGAGGAGGTGGACGGAGCGGTGTACAATGTCATCCTGAGAAGGCAGCGCAGCCAGCGGCCTGGCCCGGGAGGGGGCCgagagagggggaggggccaG GCTCCAGATCCTGGGCGATCTGAAGATTTCGTGCACTATCGCACCTGCAAAGTTCGGGCGCTGCGCTCAGCGCCCCTGCAGCGTCTGGTACTGGAGCTGGTGCGCGGGGATCACGAACAGGACCCGGCCTTCGTGCCCGCCTTCCTGGCCACACACCGTGCCTTCGTGCCCACCGACCATGTGCTTCGTCTCCTGCTGCCGCTGCGGCAGGCCCCAAGACCCCAGGG GAAAGGACCAGAGGAACAAGGTCAAGGTCACTTGGACCTGAGCCAGGAGCAGGAGTCTAG GGCATTGATATCTGTGCTGGGCTCCTGGCTGCTGGATCATCCTCAGGATTTCAAAGATCCCCCTGCCCACTCCAACCTGGTCCAGGTTTGTACCTTTCTGAGTTGGGCAGCCCCAGGTGGGGCAGAGAGCCAAGAAGCTGAGAGGCTGCTGAAGCACttccaggaggaggaagagaccaAGAAACtccagaaggaggaagagagggccAAGGAGGCCCCAGCAGTGCCAGAGCTTTCTCATTATG GGTCTCCAGGCCCAGAAAACCCcctggaagaggaagaagaccaTGGAAAGGAGTGCCCCGAACTGCTGGATTTTAGTGTGGATGAGGTAGCTGAACAGCTGACCCTGATGGATATG GAACTTTTTTCTCAAGTGTGCCTTTGGGAGTGCCTGGGCTCTGTGTGGTCTCATCGGGATAAAGCAGGAGGACGTGGGACTGCCCCCTCTGTCCGAGCCACTGTGGCCCAGTTCAACGCAGTAACTAGTTGTGTGCTGAGCTCAGTGCTGGCAGGACCAGGACTGCCCCCACCCCATCGGGCCCAACGACTGGAGAAATGGATCTTCATTGCTCAG CGCTGTAGGGAGTTGAGGAACTTCTCATCCCTCCGGGCTATCCTCTCAGCACTGCAGTCCAACCCCATATACAGACTCAAGAGGAGCTGGGCAGCTGTGAGCCG GGAGCCACTCTCTTTGTACCGGAAACTCTCCAATATTTTCTCTGATGAGAACAATCACCTTAACAGCCGAGAGATTCTCTCCCAG GAAGAAGCCTCCTTGACCTCCCCTGAAGAGGAGACAGCTCCAGGAGTCCCTCCCTTG AAAGTGTCCCCTGGTCCTATCCCCTACCTGGGCACCTTCCTCACTGACCTTGTCATGCTGGACACAGCACTGCCTGACCTACTGGAG ggaGATTTTATCAACTTTGAGAAGCGTCGGAAG GAATGGGAGATCCTGTCCCGGATCCAGCACCTTCAGCGTCGCTGTATGAGCTATAGCCTACCATCTCGGCCACCAGTTCTTGCTGCCTTCCGTGCCCAGCGTCCCCTCAGCGAGGAGCAGAG GTCAGCATTAGACCTGATTAGAaccattctctcttctccccttccatgGATGTGA